From the Paenibacillus tianjinensis genome, the window ATATGCGATCTCGACTTACCTACCTTCAGAGATAATTCCTCCTGGGTAAGTGAAAATTGATCCATTAAACCTTGATATGCCACTGCAACTTCCATCGCATTCAAATTTTCACGCTGCAGGTTTTCAATCAGGGCGATTTCCATCACTTGTTGGTCACTCAAACTTCTTACAACAGCGGGAATTGTTGCTTTTCCACAATACTGCGATGCACGGAATCTGCGTTCACCAGCAATGATTTCATATCCCTTTAACACGCTGCGGACAATAATCGGTTGAATGACTCCATGTTGTCTTATGGACTCGGCCAGTTCTTGAATTGCTTCTTCATTGAAATCCTTGCGCGGTTGATAAGGATTAGCCCGCAACTGACCCAAAGGTATCTCCACAACCTTATCATCTTCATTGATTGACAAGGATGGAATTAGTGCATCTAGACCTTTCCCTAAACGCTTACTCATAAGAGATCACTTCCTTTGCCAACTCTAAGTACACTTCTGCTCCTTTGGAACGGGTATCATACGTAATAATGGATTGTCCATGCGAAGGAGCTTCGCTAAGACGAACATTACGGGGGATAATCGTTCTATATACCTTCTCCTGGAAATACTTTTTGACCTCTTCAATAACTTGAATCCCCAGATTCGTTCGGGCATCAAGCATGGTCAGCAGCACTCCCTCAATTTTCAGATGAGTATTAAGATTTTTTTGCACCAAACGCACGGTATTAAGCAGTTGGCTAAGCCCTTCCAGTGCATAGTATTCACACTGAATTGGAATAATGACCGAGTCTGCCGCAGTGAGTGAATTAATAGTAAGTATGCCGAGAGAAGGCGGGCAATCAATGATGATGTAATCATAATTACCTTTCACCGCATTGAGCGCCTTTTTAAGCTTTAGTTCTCTGGAGATCGTCGACACTAATTCGATTTCAGCCCCTGCCAATTGAATCGTAGCCGGGATAATATCGAGCCCTTCGATCTGCGTCTGTAAAATTGTTTCTTGAGGGTTAGCCTCATTAATAAGTATATCGTAAATGCAATTTGCTACATCCGCTTTGTTGACGCCAACGCCGCTTGTAGTGTTGCCTTGCGGATCGATATCGACAAGAAGCACTCTTCTCCCCAGAGTAGCCATTCCGGCACCCAGGTTCACGGAGGTTGTCGTTTTACCAACGCCGCCTTTTTGATTTGCTATGGCAATAATCTTGGACACTTATTTCACCTCGAATTGTTAGAAAGAATCATCTTGTAGTTTCTGAAGTTGTAACGGCGCAGACCGTGAATGAAACGGAATCACTTATTGCAAGAAATATAGACAAATATACAGGTAATTATTATCAACGAGTTCATCCGCCGGTATAATTCGATTGTAGTCATACAAAAGGCGGCCAATCACCTCAGGGCCGCCTTCAGCTTTTGAAACAATTTATCGTTTTGGGATCTGAATCACAATCTCATAATGGTCGCCGCGGTCATTTTCCGAGGTCTTTATTTCCATCCCTGAGCCTGATACCATATCAATGGATTGACGAATTGTATTAAGCGCTAGACGAACGTCCTTGGTGTAGGAAACCCGTTTTGATTTTTTGGTCTGGTTAACAGCTTTGTAAAAGGCAATTCGAGCTTCAGTCTGCTTCACATTCAAGCCCTTGGCAATGATCTCAGCCAGTACTTTCAGCTGCATTTCCACATTGTCCAGAGATAACAAGGAACGAGCATGTCTCTCTGTGATCTGTCGTTCCATGAGGGCTGTCTTAACTTGCTCGGGCAGCTGCAGGAGGCGTATCTTGTTTGCGATTGTGGATTGGCTTTTCCCTAACCGCTGTGCCAAGCTTTCCTGAGTCAATTGATGAAGATCAATCAGTTTCTGATAAGCAATAGCTTCCTCAATAGAGGTCAGACCTTCTCGTTGCAAATTTTCTATTAATGCAATTGATGCAGCCTGAGAATCATTGAACTCACGAACAATGGCCGGAATGGTCTCCAAGCCGAGCTTCTTAACCGCACGCCAACGCCGTTCACCCGCGATAATCTCATACAAAGAATCACGCACTCGCACAACGATGGGTTGAATAACTCCGTGAGTTTTGATGGTCTGACATAGCTCGTCTATCTTCTCATCATCAAAAATTGTCCGTGGTTGATAAGGACTGCTAATAACCTCATGAACCGGGATCTGTTTGATCTCTTCTCCGCTGCTCCGCTCGGTAAATCCAAAAAGCTTGGTGAATTGTTCTTTCATTCCGTTCATAACCACCTAGTTTCGTTATAGTACGATCCTCTTGACCTTGCCTGGAAAAAAGCTTATCGTACAGCATTCAATGCAGCCTGGAAACCCCAGGTAAAAAGACGCTCATTTCCGGAAGAAACTCCATTCCAGATAGTCGCTGAAATTCTATCACTATATTATTCTATCACTTTTCCGCTCATAATCCTATTCTCCATAAAGACCTATTTTTCCTGCATAATAAATTCTGCGTGAAAGCTGTTTAACGCCTATCACAAAATAAAACAACAAGCCCATGGATAAAAGGCTTGTTGTTTTGCTTGCTATAGAACGCAGCTTATTTTCACCTATTTACATTGTTTCACGTGAAACAATCAGATTAGTGGAGATTTGGCTGGCATTCCTGCTTTGCGGGGATATTTAGCAGGTGTGGCTCCTGTTTTGCGGATCATGACGATATGCCGCGCCGATTCCTCTACAGGCAGGCTAAATGACTCAACTTGCTTGAGTTCAGCCCGCAATTCCTTGAGGCTTCTTTTGGCTTCTGTTAATTCCTCGGCAGGATCATTACCCTTCATCGCTGCAAAAATACCATCTTTTCGCGTGAACGGAAGACAGAATTCATTCAGCAGTGATAAACGTGCCACAGCACGGGCAGTTACTACATCATATGCGTCACGATGCACGAATTGTCTAGCTACATCCTCTGCCCGGCCATGAATAAGCTCTACTCCGATTAATCCTAAAGTGTCACAAATATGCTGGAGAAACGAAATTCTTTTACTTAAAGAATCCACAATTGTCAGCTTTAAATGAGGGAAACAAATTTTCAAGGGAATACCAGGAAATCCTGCTCCTGATCCGATGTCTGCCAGACTTTTTACATCATCCATGTTTAAATAGAATGCAAGAGAAAGCGAGTCGTAAAAATGTTTCATATAAACCTGACTACGTTCAGTAATTCCCGTAAGGTTCATCTTCTCATTCCAAGAAACCAGTTCCTGATAATAAAGCTCAAATTGCTCCAATTGTCGGGGTGCAAGCTGAAGGCCACGCTCCTGCAAAAGTGCAATGAACTGCGCTGAAGTACTGTCCATAAATTATCCTTTCGCCGCCGTTACTCGGTTGTAATGCTCTAAATGCACAAGCAGAATCGAAATGTCAGCCGGTGTGACACCGGCAATCCGTGAAGCTTGTCCGATAGAAATCGGGGCAATCTTCGTCAGCTTCTGCCGTGCTTCCATAGCCAGTCCATGAATCTCATTATAATTAATATCATCCGGGATTTTCTTCTTTTCCATCTTTTGCAGCTTTTCCACATGTGCCAGCTGTTTCTCAATATATCCGGCATATTTAATTTGAATCTCTACCTGCTCCTTCATCTCTTCATCAAGGATTTCAGGGGCTGGGGATATTTGATCAACAAAGCTGTATGCAAGTTCAGGGCGGCGCATCAGAGTAAGCAAGTTACTGCCATCTACAATAGCTGCAGACTCAAATGCTGCTAATGCTTCATTGACTTCTACGGGTTTTACTTTTGTTTCTTTAAGCCGGAGAATTTCACGTTCGACTGTTTCCTTTTTATTCAGGAAGGCTTCATAACGCTGCTGCGGTATCAAACCAATCTCATAACCAATAGGTGTCAGCCGCAGATCAGCATTGTCATGACGAAGCAGCAAACGGTATTCTGCCCGTGATGTAAGCAAACGGTAAGGCTCATTGGTTCCTTTAGTAACCAGATCATCAATCAGTACTCCAATATAGCCTTGGGAACGATCGAGAACCACCGGTTCTTTCTCCTGCACTTTACGGGCAGCATTAATACCGGCCATTACACCTTGTCCTGCTGCTTCCTCATATCCGGATGTACCATTAATCTGTCCGGCTGTGAATAGTCCCGGCAGACGTTTGGTTTCGAGTGAAGGCCACAACTGGGTAGGCACCATCGCATCATATTCAATCGCATAGCCGTTACGCATCATTTCTACCTTTTCCATTCCTGGGATGGAGCGAAGCACTGCTAATTGAACATCCTCCGGCAGACTAGTGGAAAGACCCTGTACATAGTACTCCGAAGTGTTTTTTCCTTCCGGTTCAAGGAAAATCTGGTGCTGTGACTTGTCGCTGAACCGGACCACCTTATCTTCGATGGAAGGACAGTAACGCGGACCCGTTCCTTCAATAATACCTGTAAACATTGGAGCACGATGAAGATTGTCATTAATGATCTGGTGCGTCACTGGAGAAGTGTAGGTCAGCCAGCAAGGCAGTTGTTCGTTTTGCGACGATTTCGTTTCAAAAGAAAAGAACTTCGGCTTATCATCACCCGGCTGAATTTCTGTCTTGGAGAAATCAATCGTATCTTTATGCACACGCGGTGGTGTACCTGTCTTAAAGCGAACCAGCTCAAAGCCCAACTCACGCAGATTCTCCGACAGTCGGACTGAAGGCTGCTGATTGTTTGGACCGCTCTCATAGGTCAGCTCACCCATAATTACTTTTCCGCGCAAATAAGTTCCGGTGGTCAAAATAACTGTCTTACTACGGTATATAGTGCCAGTCTTGGTAATCACCCCGGCGCAACGGCCGTTTTCAACGATCAATTCTTCGACCATTCCCTGACGAAGCGTCAGGTTGGGTGTCTTCTCCATTGTTTCTTTCATGGCATGCTGATAAAGGAATTTATCCGCCTGTGCGCGAAGAGCATGAACGGCCGGTCCTTTACCGGTATTGAGCATCCGCAGCTGAATAAAAGTCTTATCGATGTTGCGGCCCATCTCTCCGCCAAGCGCATCAATTTCACGGACTACATGTCCTTTAGCCGGACCGCCAATCGAAGGATTACAAGGCATGAATGCCACCATATCCAGGTTAATCGTTATCATCAAAGTGTTGCAGCCCATCCGGGCTGCAGCCAGTGCAGCTTCGCAGCCGGCATGGCCGGCGCCTATGACCACTACGTCATAGCTGCCTCCTTCATAGCTCATCTCTTATTCCTCCTAATAGCTTCGTATAACAAGCTGAATTATATAGTTTATGCAGAGCAGGGATCCCATACAGGCCCCTTGCTGCATCTTATTTGCCTAGACAGAATTGCGAGAAAATTTGGTCTAGCAGCGAATCAGCAGCGGTATCACCGATAATCTCTCCGAGCTGCTCCCAAGCCAGACGCACATCTATTTGAATCATATCAATTGGAACGAACATATCAGCTGCTTCATAAGCATCTTGCAGCGACTTATGCGCTTTTTTGAGCAAGGCAATATG encodes:
- a CDS encoding ParB/RepB/Spo0J family partition protein; translated protein: MSKRLGKGLDALIPSLSINEDDKVVEIPLGQLRANPYQPRKDFNEEAIQELAESIRQHGVIQPIIVRSVLKGYEIIAGERRFRASQYCGKATIPAVVRSLSDQQVMEIALIENLQRENLNAMEVAVAYQGLMDQFSLTQEELSLKVGKSRSHIANFLRLLTLPEEVKDYVSRGTISMGHARAIVALKDSETVKQLAEQCVEQQWSVRQLEEVVKNLDRKPTAGVKAKIVKRDPYIDNVEEGLRERFKTTVKIKQGKEKGKIEINYYSAQDLERLLELLGN
- a CDS encoding ParA family protein, translating into MSKIIAIANQKGGVGKTTTSVNLGAGMATLGRRVLLVDIDPQGNTTSGVGVNKADVANCIYDILINEANPQETILQTQIEGLDIIPATIQLAGAEIELVSTISRELKLKKALNAVKGNYDYIIIDCPPSLGILTINSLTAADSVIIPIQCEYYALEGLSQLLNTVRLVQKNLNTHLKIEGVLLTMLDARTNLGIQVIEEVKKYFQEKVYRTIIPRNVRLSEAPSHGQSIITYDTRSKGAEVYLELAKEVISYE
- the noc gene encoding nucleoid occlusion protein, with translation MKEQFTKLFGFTERSSGEEIKQIPVHEVISSPYQPRTIFDDEKIDELCQTIKTHGVIQPIVVRVRDSLYEIIAGERRWRAVKKLGLETIPAIVREFNDSQAASIALIENLQREGLTSIEEAIAYQKLIDLHQLTQESLAQRLGKSQSTIANKIRLLQLPEQVKTALMERQITERHARSLLSLDNVEMQLKVLAEIIAKGLNVKQTEARIAFYKAVNQTKKSKRVSYTKDVRLALNTIRQSIDMVSGSGMEIKTSENDRGDHYEIVIQIPKR
- the rsmG gene encoding 16S rRNA (guanine(527)-N(7))-methyltransferase RsmG produces the protein MDSTSAQFIALLQERGLQLAPRQLEQFELYYQELVSWNEKMNLTGITERSQVYMKHFYDSLSLAFYLNMDDVKSLADIGSGAGFPGIPLKICFPHLKLTIVDSLSKRISFLQHICDTLGLIGVELIHGRAEDVARQFVHRDAYDVVTARAVARLSLLNEFCLPFTRKDGIFAAMKGNDPAEELTEAKRSLKELRAELKQVESFSLPVEESARHIVMIRKTGATPAKYPRKAGMPAKSPLI
- the mnmG gene encoding tRNA uridine-5-carboxymethylaminomethyl(34) synthesis enzyme MnmG codes for the protein MSYEGGSYDVVVIGAGHAGCEAALAAARMGCNTLMITINLDMVAFMPCNPSIGGPAKGHVVREIDALGGEMGRNIDKTFIQLRMLNTGKGPAVHALRAQADKFLYQHAMKETMEKTPNLTLRQGMVEELIVENGRCAGVITKTGTIYRSKTVILTTGTYLRGKVIMGELTYESGPNNQQPSVRLSENLRELGFELVRFKTGTPPRVHKDTIDFSKTEIQPGDDKPKFFSFETKSSQNEQLPCWLTYTSPVTHQIINDNLHRAPMFTGIIEGTGPRYCPSIEDKVVRFSDKSQHQIFLEPEGKNTSEYYVQGLSTSLPEDVQLAVLRSIPGMEKVEMMRNGYAIEYDAMVPTQLWPSLETKRLPGLFTAGQINGTSGYEEAAGQGVMAGINAARKVQEKEPVVLDRSQGYIGVLIDDLVTKGTNEPYRLLTSRAEYRLLLRHDNADLRLTPIGYEIGLIPQQRYEAFLNKKETVEREILRLKETKVKPVEVNEALAAFESAAIVDGSNLLTLMRRPELAYSFVDQISPAPEILDEEMKEQVEIQIKYAGYIEKQLAHVEKLQKMEKKKIPDDINYNEIHGLAMEARQKLTKIAPISIGQASRIAGVTPADISILLVHLEHYNRVTAAKG